A single region of the Halorussus gelatinilyticus genome encodes:
- a CDS encoding aldo/keto reductase: MEYTTLGDTGLEVSRFCLGCMNFGSDREWMISDEEKSHEIIDRAIDLGINFLDTANVYSRGESEDIVGDAIAEYDREELVIATKVYGPMGEGPNKQGLSRKHILDQVEGSLDRLDTDYIDLYQIHRWDDSTPIEETLHALDHLVETGKVRYIGASTMAAWQFTKALYESDLNDYARFSCMQPQYNLVDRQEEENVLPVCAEEGVGVIPWSPLGGGFLTGKYDRDGDPDEGRAATDEHTHERFTDENWQVLDAVREVADEKDATPAQVSLAWLLHKDVVDAPIIGPRSIDHLEENVGALDVSLDDAEMDRLEAPLEPAWSRVIADL; the protein is encoded by the coding sequence ATGGAGTACACGACGCTCGGTGACACCGGCCTCGAAGTCTCGCGGTTCTGCCTCGGCTGTATGAACTTCGGGAGCGACCGCGAGTGGATGATAAGCGACGAGGAGAAGAGCCACGAGATAATCGACCGCGCCATCGACCTCGGCATCAACTTCCTCGACACCGCCAACGTCTACTCGCGCGGCGAGAGCGAGGACATCGTGGGCGACGCCATCGCGGAGTACGACCGCGAGGAGTTGGTAATTGCGACGAAGGTGTACGGGCCGATGGGCGAGGGACCGAACAAGCAGGGTCTCTCGCGCAAGCACATTCTCGACCAGGTCGAAGGGAGCCTCGACCGCCTCGACACCGACTACATCGACCTCTACCAGATTCACCGCTGGGACGACTCGACGCCCATCGAGGAGACGCTTCACGCGCTCGACCACCTCGTCGAGACCGGGAAGGTCCGGTACATCGGGGCCTCCACCATGGCGGCGTGGCAGTTCACGAAGGCGCTCTACGAGAGCGACCTGAACGACTACGCCCGGTTTTCCTGCATGCAGCCCCAGTACAACCTCGTGGACCGCCAAGAGGAGGAGAACGTCTTGCCGGTCTGCGCCGAGGAGGGAGTCGGCGTCATCCCGTGGAGTCCGCTCGGCGGCGGGTTCCTGACCGGCAAGTACGACAGGGACGGCGACCCCGACGAGGGCCGGGCCGCGACCGACGAACACACCCACGAGCGGTTCACCGACGAGAACTGGCAGGTGTTGGACGCGGTGCGGGAGGTCGCCGACGAGAAGGACGCGACGCCCGCGCAGGTCAGCCTCGCGTGGCTCCTCCACAAGGACGTGGTGGACGCGCCGATAATCGGGCCGCGGAGCATCGACCACCTCGAAGAGAACGTCGGCGCACTCGACGTCTCGCTCGACGACGCTGAGATGGACCGACTCGAAGCGCCGTTAGAGCCTGCTTGGTCTCGCGTTATCGCGGACCTGTAG
- a CDS encoding carbohydrate ABC transporter permease, translated as MSTTDEGVRESKRSGPYVAAVRWMENLSDTQFAYLLLTPVLLLLGLIAFWPLLSTFRMSLYADNLVGSAALGEFVGLENYVALLTGERDALLVRPFFDPATPFRSALTVTLIFTVTSVFFETVVGFGQALVLDQDFRGRRWIRVAIIIPWAVPIVIQGMIFFLLFQPNIGFLVDPLQQLGIFTATPLSNPVDSLIILVVADVWKTSAFMALIILAGLQSVDRSLYDVGRVAGASKYQQFRMITLPLVLPSVLVAMLFRTIGAMRVYGLIETVVGCNTVPSLSCLVVTTFRGSRMYGTSAAIAFITAGLIGIVVSVYIVKYADTETGG; from the coding sequence ATGTCAACGACTGACGAAGGGGTCCGTGAATCTAAGCGGTCGGGACCGTACGTCGCGGCAGTCCGCTGGATGGAGAACCTCAGCGACACCCAGTTCGCGTACCTGCTGTTGACGCCGGTGCTGCTGTTGCTCGGCCTCATCGCGTTCTGGCCGCTGCTGAGCACGTTCCGGATGTCGCTGTACGCCGACAACCTCGTCGGGAGCGCCGCGCTCGGAGAGTTCGTGGGGCTGGAGAACTACGTCGCGCTGTTGACCGGCGAGCGCGACGCGCTGTTGGTGAGGCCGTTCTTCGACCCGGCGACGCCGTTCCGGAGCGCGCTGACGGTGACGCTCATCTTCACCGTCACCAGCGTCTTCTTCGAGACCGTCGTCGGGTTCGGGCAGGCGCTGGTGCTGGACCAGGACTTCCGGGGCCGACGGTGGATTCGGGTCGCCATCATCATCCCGTGGGCGGTCCCCATCGTGATTCAGGGAATGATCTTCTTCCTGCTGTTCCAGCCCAACATCGGGTTCCTCGTGGACCCGCTCCAGCAGTTGGGCATCTTCACGGCGACGCCGCTGTCGAACCCCGTGGACTCGCTCATCATCCTCGTGGTCGCGGACGTGTGGAAGACCTCGGCGTTCATGGCGCTCATCATCCTCGCGGGACTCCAGAGCGTCGATCGGAGCCTCTACGACGTGGGGAGGGTCGCCGGCGCGTCGAAGTACCAGCAGTTCAGGATGATCACGCTACCGCTCGTCCTGCCGTCGGTGCTGGTCGCGATGCTGTTCCGCACCATCGGCGCGATGCGAGTCTACGGTCTCATCGAGACGGTCGTCGGCTGTAACACGGTGCCGTCGCTGTCGTGTCTCGTCGTCACGACCTTCCGCGGGTCGCGGATGTACGGGACTTCGGCCGCCATCGCGTTCATCACGGCGGGTCTCATCGGTATCGTGGTCTCGGTGTACATCGTCAAGTACGCGGACACGGAGACGGGAGGCTAA
- a CDS encoding extracellular solute-binding protein codes for MRAVGASGAAAGLAGCVGGGDPEQTDTSGTIGNVDNQGQKTTLQWATDPDFQGATWNKELQPILYNNGLSKDIEVNVLAGPSVTDNRRAQYQQWLAAGRNKPDLLYMDSGWTIPFIVRNQLLNLSQAGNFGQEYMQQLENEYFEASVSTAKGPNGDLFAVPMFPDFPTMQYNKKYLQNAGFGQSDFDTWATDSMTWQKFSQVTNQALQNNDLQYGYTFQANAYEGLSCCDFNEFMSSWGGAYFGNPEKYLFGPVGDRPITVNEPQVVNAIKMVRTFIHGSNAKNTLSRYQGNIAPPAVMQWTEEPSRKPFTNGDAAMHRNWPYAINISGSEDNLGKDLGVMPIPYAKTKQEAKYPMTGGPVAALGGWHNAVNPNSKNPEAAIEVLKAMMSDEFKYKLFEVLGFLPPEPKLLTSQRAKEVPVMGRYLEPLRVAGENAIPRPVTPVWPAESAKIAQQVNGAFSKGGNPSKAMTQLQAQLEAIESSA; via the coding sequence GTGCGAGCAGTGGGGGCATCGGGCGCGGCGGCAGGACTCGCCGGTTGCGTCGGTGGGGGTGACCCGGAGCAAACCGACACGAGCGGGACGATAGGGAACGTGGACAATCAGGGGCAGAAGACGACGCTCCAGTGGGCCACCGACCCCGACTTCCAAGGGGCGACGTGGAACAAGGAGCTACAACCGATTCTGTACAACAACGGCCTGTCGAAGGACATCGAGGTCAACGTCCTCGCCGGCCCGTCGGTGACCGACAACCGCCGGGCCCAGTACCAGCAGTGGCTCGCAGCGGGACGGAACAAACCCGACCTCCTCTACATGGACAGCGGGTGGACGATTCCGTTCATCGTTCGCAACCAGTTGCTCAACCTGAGTCAGGCCGGGAACTTCGGCCAGGAGTACATGCAGCAGCTCGAAAACGAGTACTTCGAGGCGAGCGTCTCCACCGCGAAGGGGCCGAACGGCGACCTGTTCGCGGTGCCGATGTTCCCCGACTTCCCGACGATGCAGTACAACAAGAAGTACCTGCAGAACGCGGGCTTCGGGCAGTCGGACTTCGACACGTGGGCCACCGACTCGATGACGTGGCAGAAGTTCTCGCAGGTCACGAATCAGGCCCTACAGAACAACGACCTTCAGTACGGCTACACGTTCCAAGCGAACGCCTACGAGGGACTGTCGTGCTGTGACTTCAACGAGTTCATGTCGAGTTGGGGCGGGGCGTACTTCGGCAACCCCGAGAAGTACCTCTTCGGTCCGGTCGGCGACCGACCCATCACCGTGAACGAGCCGCAGGTGGTCAACGCCATCAAGATGGTCCGGACGTTCATCCACGGCTCGAACGCCAAAAACACCCTGAGCCGGTATCAGGGCAACATCGCGCCGCCCGCGGTAATGCAGTGGACCGAGGAACCCTCGCGCAAGCCGTTCACGAACGGCGACGCCGCGATGCACCGCAACTGGCCCTACGCCATCAACATCAGTGGCTCGGAGGACAACCTCGGAAAGGACCTCGGCGTGATGCCGATTCCGTACGCCAAGACCAAACAGGAAGCCAAGTATCCGATGACGGGCGGTCCGGTCGCGGCGCTCGGTGGCTGGCACAACGCGGTCAACCCCAACTCGAAGAACCCCGAGGCGGCCATCGAGGTCCTCAAAGCGATGATGAGCGACGAGTTCAAGTACAAGCTCTTCGAGGTGCTGGGCTTCCTCCCGCCGGAGCCGAAACTGCTGACCTCCCAGCGGGCCAAGGAGGTGCCCGTGATGGGCCGGTACCTCGAACCGCTCCGCGTCGCCGGCGAGAACGCGATTCCCCGCCCGGTCACGCCGGTCTGGCCCGCGGAGTCCGCCAAAATCGCCCAGCAGGTCAACGGCGCGTTCAGCAAGGGCGGTAACCCCTCGAAGGCGATGACGCAGCTTCAGGCACAACTCGAAGCCATCGAATCGAGCGCGTAG